In Leptodactylus fuscus isolate aLepFus1 chromosome 2, aLepFus1.hap2, whole genome shotgun sequence, one genomic interval encodes:
- the RAB29 gene encoding ras-related protein Rab-7L1 isoform X2 yields the protein MGSFDYLFKVLVVGDTAVGKTSLLNRYVHDVFGKEYKMTMGGQERFTSMTRLYYKQASACIVMFDLTNPDSFRSCQMWKNDLDSKVTLPNGDLLPCILLANKSDLSPWALTKEQIDKFSKENNFIGWTETSVKENKNINESMRVLIQRMMETRDSGRPSTPPQGEYININDISVPGSGCC from the exons ATGGGGAGCTTTGACTACTTGTTTAAGGTGCTTGttgtgggggacactgctgtggGGAAAACCTCACTATTAAATAGGTACGTCCATGATGTGTTTGGCAAGGAGTACAAAATGACAATGGGAG GTCAAGAGCGATTTACTTCTATGACCAGACTCTACTATAAACAGGCTTCTGCGTGTATAGTCATGTTTGACCTCACTAATCCTGACTCTTTTAGAAGTTGTCAAATGTGGAAAAATGACCTGGACTCTAAGGTGACGCTACCAAATGGAGATCTTTTGCCTTGTATACTATTGGCAAACAAG AGTGATCTTTCACCATGGGCATTGACCAAAGAGCAGATAGACAAATTCAGTAAGGAAAATAATTTCATTGGATGGACAGAGACATCAGTCAAGGAAAATAAAAACATCAATGAATCTATGAG AGTGCTCATTCAGAGAATGATGGAGACAAGAGATTCTGGACGTCCCTCTACGCCACCCCAGGGAGAATACATCAATATAAATGACATTTCTGTGCCTGGTTCAGGCTGCTGCTGA
- the RAB29 gene encoding ras-related protein Rab-7L1 isoform X1, with the protein MGSFDYLFKVLVVGDTAVGKTSLLNRYVHDVFGKEYKMTMGVDFALKVVQWSDTEMVRLQLWDIAGQERFTSMTRLYYKQASACIVMFDLTNPDSFRSCQMWKNDLDSKVTLPNGDLLPCILLANKSDLSPWALTKEQIDKFSKENNFIGWTETSVKENKNINESMRVLIQRMMETRDSGRPSTPPQGEYININDISVPGSGCC; encoded by the exons ATGGGGAGCTTTGACTACTTGTTTAAGGTGCTTGttgtgggggacactgctgtggGGAAAACCTCACTATTAAATAGGTACGTCCATGATGTGTTTGGCAAGGAGTACAAAATGACAATGGGAG TGGATTTTGCACTGAAGGTAGTCCAATGGTCGGATACAGAAATGGTTCGGCTACAGCTATGGGATATCGCAG GTCAAGAGCGATTTACTTCTATGACCAGACTCTACTATAAACAGGCTTCTGCGTGTATAGTCATGTTTGACCTCACTAATCCTGACTCTTTTAGAAGTTGTCAAATGTGGAAAAATGACCTGGACTCTAAGGTGACGCTACCAAATGGAGATCTTTTGCCTTGTATACTATTGGCAAACAAG AGTGATCTTTCACCATGGGCATTGACCAAAGAGCAGATAGACAAATTCAGTAAGGAAAATAATTTCATTGGATGGACAGAGACATCAGTCAAGGAAAATAAAAACATCAATGAATCTATGAG AGTGCTCATTCAGAGAATGATGGAGACAAGAGATTCTGGACGTCCCTCTACGCCACCCCAGGGAGAATACATCAATATAAATGACATTTCTGTGCCTGGTTCAGGCTGCTGCTGA